A window from Fusobacterium sp. FSA-380-WT-3A encodes these proteins:
- a CDS encoding glycosyltransferase — translation MKKIKMILGNSFKSDIRVLKEARTLVKNGYDVEVLAWDRENELLNKEKEEIEGIKIKRFYPKAKYGTGKKQIFAFIKFVLEVKKYLKNEEFHYLHCHDLDGLIVGYFCKSKDNKLIYDSHEFFAGYKSLKINKKVYLLEKILLRKVNQVISVSDSICCELQKMYKLAKKPILIRNIPYYYKIDEKNNLLREEFNISQEKKILLFQGVFLEKRGIENLILMLTKLPKDFILILIGKGKLKEKLLKLIEENKLENRIYFKEFIKNEDLLKYTNSADLAIYLLPLLSLNSYHCLPNKLFEYIQGEIPVLFSNYPNIKEIIEKYNVGLTVDFNDKRIVDKVEEIFCEKFYKSYIKNIKIAKKELCWEIEEKKLVDLYNKLNKEV, via the coding sequence ATGAAAAAAATAAAAATGATACTAGGAAATAGTTTTAAAAGTGATATCAGAGTATTAAAAGAAGCTAGAACATTGGTAAAAAATGGATATGATGTAGAAGTTTTAGCTTGGGATAGAGAAAATGAACTATTGAATAAAGAAAAAGAAGAAATAGAAGGAATAAAGATTAAAAGATTTTATCCTAAAGCAAAATATGGAACAGGAAAAAAGCAAATTTTTGCATTTATAAAGTTTGTATTAGAAGTAAAAAAATATCTAAAAAATGAAGAATTTCATTATTTGCATTGTCACGATTTAGATGGATTAATAGTTGGATACTTTTGTAAAAGTAAAGACAATAAATTAATTTATGATTCACATGAATTTTTTGCAGGATATAAGTCACTAAAAATAAATAAAAAAGTTTATTTATTAGAAAAGATATTATTAAGAAAAGTAAATCAAGTGATAAGTGTTTCGGATTCTATTTGTTGTGAGCTTCAAAAAATGTATAAATTAGCAAAAAAACCAATCTTAATAAGAAATATTCCATATTATTATAAAATTGATGAAAAAAATAACTTATTAAGAGAAGAATTTAATATATCACAAGAAAAAAAAATTCTCTTGTTTCAGGGAGTTTTTCTTGAAAAAAGAGGAATAGAAAATTTGATATTGATGTTAACTAAATTACCCAAAGATTTTATTTTGATATTAATTGGAAAAGGAAAATTAAAAGAAAAACTTTTAAAATTAATTGAAGAAAATAAATTAGAAAATAGGATTTATTTTAAAGAATTTATAAAAAATGAGGATCTTTTAAAATATACTAATTCAGCAGATTTAGCTATATATCTGTTACCATTATTATCATTAAATTCATATCATTGTTTACCTAATAAATTATTTGAATATATACAAGGAGAAATTCCAGTTTTATTTAGTAATTATCCTAATATAAAAGAAATTATTGAAAAATATAATGTGGGTTTAACAGTTGACTTTAATGATAAAAGAATAGTAGATAAAGTAGAAGAAATATTTTGTGAAAAATTTTATAAAAGTTATATAAAAAATATAAAAATAGCAAAAAAAGAATTATGCTGGGAAATTGAAGAAAAAAAATTAGTAGATTTATATAATAAATTAAATAAAGAGGTATAA
- a CDS encoding nucleotide sugar dehydrogenase, with product MLQDLIEKKEKLAVVGLGYVGLPLAITFAEKGINVIGFDVNEEKINKYLEGLDPTNEVGDERVKNCPNIEFTSDEKKLSEAKFIIVAVPTPVLDNKMPDLRPLEGSSTIIGRNLSKGTIVVYESTVYPGATEEVCLPILEKESGLKCGYDFKIGYSPERINPADKKNTLTKIMKITSGMDKESSEIIADVYRYIIEAGIHKASSIKVAEAAKVIENSQRDINIAFVNELALIFDIIGIDTLEVLEAAGTKWNFLPYRPGLVGGHCIGVDPYYLANKAAEVGYHAQVILAGRRINDGMAKFVAEKTVKKLIANNIRVKGADVLVMGLTFKENCPDLRNSKVADIVSELKEYGINVHVVDPMADKLEAQKEYGIILEDEDHVKNMDGIIVAVGHKEYREMKLEKFRKYFNPVYSNPLLIDVKSLYNKELAEKEYDYWRL from the coding sequence ATGTTACAAGATTTAATTGAAAAAAAAGAAAAATTAGCAGTAGTGGGATTAGGATATGTAGGATTACCTCTTGCTATCACATTTGCTGAAAAAGGGATTAATGTGATAGGTTTTGACGTAAATGAAGAAAAAATAAATAAATATTTAGAAGGTTTAGATCCCACAAATGAAGTTGGAGATGAGAGAGTAAAGAATTGTCCAAATATAGAATTTACTTCTGATGAAAAGAAATTAAGTGAAGCAAAATTTATAATAGTGGCAGTTCCAACTCCTGTATTAGATAATAAAATGCCAGATTTAAGACCACTTGAAGGTTCTTCTACAATAATTGGAAGAAATTTATCAAAAGGAACAATAGTTGTATATGAGTCAACAGTTTATCCAGGAGCAACAGAGGAAGTTTGTCTACCAATATTAGAAAAAGAATCAGGATTAAAATGTGGATATGATTTTAAAATAGGATACTCTCCAGAAAGGATAAATCCAGCTGATAAGAAAAATACTCTTACTAAAATTATGAAAATTACATCAGGAATGGATAAAGAAAGTTCAGAGATAATAGCAGATGTATATAGGTATATAATAGAAGCAGGAATTCACAAGGCTTCATCAATAAAAGTGGCTGAAGCAGCAAAAGTTATAGAAAACTCTCAAAGAGATATAAATATAGCTTTTGTAAATGAACTTGCTTTAATTTTTGATATAATAGGAATAGATACACTAGAAGTATTAGAGGCAGCAGGAACAAAATGGAATTTTTTACCATATAGACCAGGATTAGTTGGAGGACATTGTATAGGGGTAGACCCATATTATTTAGCTAATAAAGCAGCAGAAGTAGGATATCATGCTCAAGTAATTTTGGCAGGAAGAAGAATAAATGATGGAATGGCAAAATTTGTGGCTGAAAAAACAGTAAAAAAACTTATTGCTAATAATATTAGAGTAAAAGGTGCTGATGTATTAGTAATGGGATTAACTTTTAAAGAAAATTGTCCAGATTTAAGAAATTCAAAAGTAGCTGATATTGTAAGTGAATTAAAAGAATATGGAATAAATGTTCATGTAGTTGACCCAATGGCAGATAAATTAGAAGCTCAAAAAGAATATGGAATCATATTAGAAGATGAAGACCATGTAAAAAATATGGATGGAATAATTGTAGCAGTAGGACATAAAGAATATAGAGAGATGAAATTAGAAAAGTTTAGAAAATATTTTAATCCTGTTTATTCTAATCCATTGCTTATAGATGTAAAATCATTGTATAATAAAGAGTTAGCTGAAAAAGAATATGACTACTGGAGATTATAG
- the wecB gene encoding non-hydrolyzing UDP-N-acetylglucosamine 2-epimerase, with translation MKIVTIVGARPQFIKASIVSQKLKEKGIEEIYIHTGQHYDENMSDIFFEELNIDKPKYNLHVGSGLHGEQTGKMIIEIEKVLLQEKPEGVLLYGDTNSTLAGAIATSKLHIPIFHVEGGERNHDKSIPEEINRILTDHVSEIIFTPTIEGIKELEREGLVQKGKNSGDVMLDRLLENIKDYCLTEKLEKYSLKEEEYYLMTLHRPTNTDKKERIFNILSIIDSLDKKIVFPIHPRSKNLLKKYEIDIRDFKNIIFVDPVSYNEMMTLVKYSSGVLTDSGGLQKEACFLGKKCITIFDHTPWRQLEKLGFIYVWRDLDRDTLIENLKIKRNTKECLELFGNGRASEKIVNDIYNYLIK, from the coding sequence ATGAAGATAGTAACAATAGTTGGGGCGAGGCCACAATTTATAAAGGCATCAATTGTTAGTCAAAAGTTAAAAGAAAAAGGAATAGAAGAAATATATATTCATACAGGACAACATTATGATGAAAATATGTCAGATATTTTTTTTGAAGAATTAAATATAGATAAACCAAAATATAATTTACATGTAGGTTCTGGATTACATGGGGAACAGACAGGAAAAATGATAATAGAAATAGAAAAAGTATTATTACAAGAAAAACCAGAAGGAGTTTTATTATATGGAGATACTAACTCTACTTTAGCTGGAGCAATAGCAACTTCAAAATTACATATTCCTATATTTCATGTAGAAGGTGGAGAAAGAAATCATGATAAGTCTATACCAGAAGAAATAAACAGAATTTTAACAGATCATGTATCAGAAATAATTTTTACTCCTACTATTGAAGGAATAAAAGAATTAGAAAGAGAAGGATTAGTACAAAAAGGAAAAAATTCTGGAGATGTAATGTTGGATAGATTATTAGAAAATATAAAAGATTATTGTCTTACAGAAAAATTAGAGAAATATTCTTTAAAAGAAGAAGAATATTATTTAATGACTTTACATAGGCCTACTAATACTGATAAAAAAGAAAGAATTTTTAATATATTATCAATAATAGATTCTTTAGATAAAAAAATTGTTTTTCCAATACATCCAAGAAGTAAAAATCTTTTGAAAAAATATGAAATAGATATAAGAGATTTTAAAAATATAATTTTTGTAGATCCTGTCAGTTATAATGAAATGATGACACTAGTAAAATATTCTTCAGGTGTCTTAACAGATTCAGGTGGTTTACAGAAAGAAGCTTGTTTTTTAGGAAAAAAATGTATAACAATATTTGATCATACACCATGGAGACAATTAGAAAAATTAGGATTTATATATGTATGGAGAGATTTAGATAGAGATACTTTAATAGAAAATTTAAAAATAAAAAGAAATACAAAAGAATGTTTAGAATTATTTGGAAATGGAAGAGCTAGTGAAAAAATAGTGAATGATATATATAATTATTTAATAAAGTAG
- a CDS encoding glycosyltransferase, with protein sequence MKIFFMGSSQIHRLGNIMKNKTFIEIENSQKNKILKIKEDIKKILKSDIIYGAYIGVLNKKNLLYLIIGKCLRKKVICHWIGSDVLVALKNPKKALFMQRFIDMNLSGSEILKKELESIGIKSIEEHIILNDINYKTLKMPEEHSVLVYLPTNKEDFYGEEYIKKLSKEFLKIKFYVVANENKDKFKEYPNIINLGKVSIEEMEKIYKKISILIRMVEHDGLSLMLMEALAKGKEVIYSYDFPYTYKSNDYKSLKENFVNIIKNKPTENIKGAKYITENFKVENYINNLISYFKEVKGEKN encoded by the coding sequence GTGAAAATTTTTTTTATGGGATCTAGTCAAATTCATAGATTAGGAAATATAATGAAAAATAAAACTTTTATTGAAATAGAAAATAGTCAAAAAAATAAAATTTTAAAGATAAAAGAAGATATAAAAAAAATATTGAAATCAGATATTATTTATGGAGCATATATAGGAGTTTTAAATAAAAAAAATTTATTGTATTTAATTATTGGAAAATGTTTAAGAAAGAAAGTTATATGTCACTGGATAGGAAGTGATGTATTAGTTGCTTTAAAAAATCCTAAAAAAGCATTATTTATGCAAAGATTTATAGATATGAATTTATCTGGTAGTGAAATTTTAAAAAAAGAATTAGAATCAATAGGAATAAAAAGTATAGAAGAACATATTATTTTAAATGATATTAATTATAAAACTTTAAAAATGCCTGAGGAACATAGTGTTTTAGTTTATTTACCAACAAATAAAGAAGATTTTTATGGGGAAGAATATATAAAAAAATTGTCTAAAGAATTTTTAAAGATAAAATTTTATGTAGTAGCTAATGAAAATAAAGATAAATTTAAAGAATATCCTAATATAATAAACTTAGGAAAAGTTTCTATAGAAGAAATGGAGAAAATTTATAAAAAAATTTCAATTTTAATTAGAATGGTAGAGCATGATGGTTTATCTTTAATGTTAATGGAAGCATTAGCAAAAGGAAAAGAAGTTATTTATTCTTATGATTTTCCATATACATATAAAAGTAATGACTATAAATCTTTAAAAGAAAATTTTGTTAATATTATAAAAAATAAACCAACAGAAAATATAAAAGGAGCAAAATATATAACAGAAAATTTTAAGGTTGAAAATTATATAAATAATTTAATATCTTACTTTAAAGAAGTAAAAGGAGAAAAAAATTGA
- a CDS encoding UDP-3-O-(3-hydroxymyristoyl)glucosamine N-acyltransferase encodes MIKKFEYNVSKLDKSYNFSIYNASTIGNPKDNTIIFLKKNSEELLNKLVGIKNSLLIILDGINAENFKKNNLVIHDKNPRLKYAILLTEILKTNKKKNKIFFKDGYYYGENCEFGENVIIEPFVKIGNNVKIGDNTIIKSGVKIGDFVTIGNNCYIRENSVIGGEGFGIETTEKGENIRLPHIGGVIIKDNVEIGALTTVCSGTIEETLVEDYVKVDDHVHIAHNVKLRKGCKVVAGSVIGGSTEIGQDGWIGINSSIKNGIKIGENVTLGMASRIVNNIKNNQVLTNEKADTLENIIKYTKYKKKLLETL; translated from the coding sequence ATGATAAAGAAGTTTGAGTATAATGTTTCAAAATTAGATAAAAGTTATAATTTTTCAATATATAATGCTTCAACAATAGGAAACCCAAAAGATAATACTATAATTTTTTTAAAAAAGAATTCTGAAGAATTATTAAATAAGTTAGTAGGAATAAAAAATTCTCTTTTAATAATTTTAGATGGAATAAATGCTGAAAATTTTAAAAAAAATAATTTAGTAATACATGATAAAAATCCAAGACTTAAATATGCTATTTTATTAACAGAAATTTTGAAAACAAATAAAAAGAAAAATAAAATCTTTTTTAAAGATGGTTATTATTATGGAGAAAATTGTGAATTTGGAGAAAATGTAATAATAGAACCATTTGTAAAAATAGGAAATAATGTGAAAATAGGTGATAATACTATAATTAAATCTGGGGTAAAAATAGGAGATTTTGTAACAATTGGAAATAATTGTTATATAAGAGAAAACTCTGTAATTGGTGGAGAAGGATTTGGGATAGAAACTACTGAGAAAGGAGAAAATATAAGACTTCCACATATAGGTGGCGTGATTATAAAAGATAATGTGGAAATAGGTGCTTTAACAACTGTTTGTTCAGGAACAATAGAAGAAACCTTAGTAGAAGATTATGTGAAAGTAGATGACCATGTTCATATTGCTCATAATGTAAAATTAAGAAAAGGATGTAAAGTTGTTGCAGGTTCCGTAATTGGAGGAAGTACAGAAATTGGTCAAGATGGATGGATTGGAATAAACTCTTCAATAAAAAATGGAATAAAAATAGGAGAAAATGTAACTTTAGGTATGGCTTCTAGAATAGTAAATAATATTAAAAATAATCAAGTATTAACTAATGAAAAAGCTGATACTTTAGAGAATATTATAAAATATACAAAATATAAGAAAAAATTATTAGAAACTTTATAA
- a CDS encoding DapH/DapD/GlmU-related protein: protein MKLSELNIGKVIKDGEFDWLGLTAEEYGNKKILTFLADIKYFEEVKNNNTITCIITTEEIANNIKDNKYGLIISENPKRDFFELHNKLVDEEFYFKKEKNNISSKAIISPRASIREYNINIEDDVVIEENVVIYPNVTIKKDSIIKAGTILGADGFQYFKSENNNIQVKPIGKLIIEEDVTIHNNCVIDRGIFDKTIIDKNTKIYNLVHIAHDSKIEKNTLITAGVIVCGRVRIGENSYLGPNCTIKNGLKLGKNSKVSMGAVVTKNVQDNEVVTGNFAISHQKFLKLLKYLLDKIKE, encoded by the coding sequence ATGAAACTATCTGAATTAAATATAGGAAAAGTTATAAAAGATGGAGAATTTGATTGGTTAGGACTTACTGCAGAAGAATATGGAAATAAAAAAATTTTAACTTTTTTAGCTGATATAAAATATTTTGAAGAAGTAAAAAATAATAATACTATAACTTGTATTATAACAACAGAAGAAATAGCAAATAATATAAAAGATAATAAATATGGTTTAATTATTAGTGAAAATCCCAAAAGAGATTTTTTTGAATTGCATAATAAATTAGTAGATGAAGAGTTTTATTTTAAAAAAGAAAAAAATAATATATCTTCAAAAGCGATAATATCTCCAAGAGCTTCTATAAGAGAATATAATATAAATATAGAAGATGATGTAGTAATAGAGGAAAATGTAGTAATTTATCCAAATGTAACTATAAAAAAAGATAGTATAATAAAGGCTGGAACTATATTAGGAGCAGATGGATTTCAATATTTTAAAAGTGAAAATAATAACATTCAAGTAAAACCTATTGGAAAATTAATTATAGAAGAAGATGTAACAATTCATAATAATTGTGTTATAGATAGAGGAATTTTTGATAAAACAATAATAGATAAAAATACTAAAATTTATAATTTGGTACATATAGCTCATGATTCAAAAATAGAAAAAAATACCTTAATAACAGCAGGGGTTATAGTTTGTGGTAGAGTGAGAATAGGAGAAAATAGTTATTTAGGACCAAATTGTACAATAAAAAATGGATTAAAACTTGGAAAAAATTCCAAAGTAAGTATGGGAGCAGTTGTAACTAAAAATGTGCAAGATAATGAAGTAGTTACAGGAAATTTTGCAATATCTCATCAAAAATTTTTAAAATTATTAAAATATTTATTGGATAAAATAAAGGAGTAA
- a CDS encoding DegT/DnrJ/EryC1/StrS aminotransferase family protein produces the protein MNIPLLNLKKQYKYLKKDIEAKISEILESGAYINGPNTKELEKRLADYLGVKHVIGIANGTDALIIALKSLGIKKGDEVITTPFTFFATAEAISVVGATPVFIDVRLEDFNIDVDKIEKAITEKTKAILPVHIFGTPVEMDKIMEIAKKYNLYVIEDACQAIGAKYKDKMVGSIGDLACFSFFPTKNLGTYGDGGLITTNNDELATVCRAIKAHGSGENGEKAYNILNGIEATVEEDKNSDDTVYNPKKYYNYLIGHNSRLDEIHAGILNVKLNYLDKWNNKRIENAKYFDEKLKDTDFTLMKLDKNNKNVYHMYILQSENREEITKKLSDNGIGYGVYYPVPLHLQKAYKDLGYKEGDLPNADYLSKRTFAIPIDPELTEEEKEYILNILKK, from the coding sequence ATGAATATACCATTATTAAATTTAAAAAAACAATACAAATATTTAAAAAAAGATATTGAAGCTAAGATATCAGAAATTTTAGAAAGTGGAGCATATATAAATGGTCCTAATACAAAAGAACTAGAAAAAAGATTAGCTGATTATTTAGGAGTCAAACATGTAATAGGGATAGCAAATGGAACAGATGCTTTAATAATAGCTTTAAAATCTCTTGGAATAAAAAAGGGAGATGAGGTTATAACTACACCATTTACATTTTTTGCTACAGCAGAAGCAATATCAGTAGTAGGTGCAACTCCTGTATTTATAGATGTTAGATTAGAAGATTTTAATATAGATGTTGATAAAATTGAAAAAGCTATAACAGAAAAAACAAAAGCTATATTACCAGTTCATATATTTGGAACTCCTGTAGAAATGGATAAAATAATGGAGATTGCAAAAAAATATAATCTTTATGTAATAGAAGATGCTTGCCAAGCTATAGGGGCTAAGTATAAAGATAAAATGGTTGGAAGTATTGGAGATTTAGCTTGTTTTTCATTTTTCCCAACGAAAAATCTTGGAACTTATGGTGATGGTGGATTAATAACAACAAACAATGATGAATTAGCTACAGTATGTAGAGCTATAAAAGCTCATGGTAGTGGAGAAAATGGAGAGAAAGCTTATAATATTTTAAATGGAATAGAAGCAACAGTAGAAGAAGATAAAAATTCTGATGATACAGTTTATAATCCTAAAAAATATTATAACTATTTAATAGGGCATAACTCAAGATTAGATGAAATTCATGCAGGAATTTTAAATGTAAAATTAAATTATTTAGATAAATGGAATAATAAAAGAATAGAAAATGCTAAATATTTTGATGAAAAGTTAAAAGATACAGATTTCACTTTGATGAAATTAGATAAAAATAATAAAAATGTATATCATATGTATATATTACAAAGTGAAAATAGAGAAGAAATAACTAAAAAACTTTCTGATAATGGAATAGGTTATGGAGTATATTATCCTGTACCATTACATCTTCAAAAAGCATATAAAGATTTAGGATATAAAGAGGGAGATTTACCAAATGCAGATTATCTTTCTAAAAGAACATTTGCAATACCAATAGACCCTGAATTAACAGAAGAAGAAAAAGAATATATATTAAATATATTAAAAAAATAA
- a CDS encoding glycosyltransferase family 4 protein has protein sequence MKNIWIINQHAYPPGTSNWRRHYDLSKELIKYGYNINIICGSFVHDKRTQILKRNEKFRLEEYDGIKYHILKGMSYSNSIIRIISMIEFMLRVFFYEKNIQEKPEVIYSSCPHPFNGLTGLKLSKKYRAKFLLEIRDLWPETWVAMGAMTEKNIIYKIFEYIEKLLYRKADKIIGLMPGIEAISQKNISPNKIEWISNGVDLEEFDKNYLKEPKYKFSKEKYNILYTGSIGIANALEELFEVAKELEDTNIEFHFVGDGPLKEKYIKKCFNEKINNVKFYSSVKKNEVPSLLKEADLLIIPIKKSSLYKYGLSPNKLFEYLVSRKPILISTDTKYNIIDDAKCGIVVEPENIMEIKKGILKLKNLSKNEQRNLGFNGRKYGEENFSITKLGEKLYNIIKIL, from the coding sequence ATGAAAAATATTTGGATTATTAATCAACATGCATATCCTCCTGGTACAAGTAATTGGAGAAGACATTATGATTTAAGTAAAGAATTAATAAAATATGGTTATAATATAAATATAATATGTGGAAGTTTTGTCCATGATAAGAGAACCCAGATTTTAAAAAGAAATGAAAAATTTAGACTAGAGGAATACGATGGAATAAAATATCATATTTTAAAAGGAATGAGTTATTCTAATTCTATAATAAGAATAATCTCAATGATAGAGTTTATGTTAAGAGTATTTTTTTATGAAAAAAATATACAAGAAAAACCAGAAGTTATTTATTCATCTTGTCCACATCCTTTTAATGGATTAACAGGCTTAAAATTATCAAAAAAATATAGAGCAAAATTTTTATTAGAAATAAGAGATTTATGGCCAGAAACCTGGGTAGCAATGGGTGCTATGACAGAAAAAAATATAATTTATAAAATATTTGAATACATAGAGAAATTATTATATAGAAAAGCAGATAAAATTATAGGTTTGATGCCAGGAATAGAAGCTATTTCTCAAAAAAATATTAGTCCTAATAAAATAGAATGGATATCTAATGGAGTTGATTTAGAAGAATTTGATAAAAATTATTTAAAAGAGCCAAAATATAAATTTTCAAAAGAAAAATATAATATTTTGTATACAGGAAGTATAGGAATAGCAAATGCTTTAGAAGAACTTTTTGAAGTAGCTAAAGAATTAGAAGACACAAATATAGAATTTCATTTTGTAGGAGATGGACCTTTAAAAGAAAAGTATATAAAAAAATGCTTCAATGAGAAAATAAATAATGTAAAATTTTATAGTTCTGTTAAAAAAAATGAGGTTCCATCGTTATTAAAAGAAGCTGATTTACTAATAATTCCAATAAAAAAAAGCTCTTTATATAAATATGGACTAAGCCCTAATAAACTTTTTGAATATTTAGTTTCGAGAAAACCTATATTAATTTCAACTGATACTAAATATAATATAATAGATGATGCAAAATGTGGAATAGTTGTAGAGCCAGAAAATATAATGGAGATAAAAAAAGGAATATTAAAATTAAAAAATCTATCTAAAAATGAGCAAAGAAATTTAGGTTTTAATGGAAGAAAATATGGAGAAGAGAATTTTTCAATAACAAAGTTAGGAGAAAAATTGTATAATATCATAAAAATATTATAA
- a CDS encoding Gfo/Idh/MocA family protein: MFNFVIIGCGRISHKIAEGIASNKEKVILVGLCDVIESKMSETEKTYREKSGYLGEIKKYTDYKEMIKNEKIDVAIISTESGYHEEIGLYCLENGINTIIEKPLAMSIEGAQKLVDKAKEKGLKLAASHQNRFNYPVQLLKKAIEEKKLGRIFNGVARILWTRDENYYLQAPWRGTWELDGGTLMNQCIHNIDLLNWMMDSEIDTVYAQTANYIRNIEAEDYGVIIIRYKNGCIGTIEGSAVIYPKNLEETLTITGETGTVVIGGMAVNKINTWRVKGDNEEEFLGIDSGDPNSVYGYGHRALYKDFIEALEENREPLVSGIQGMSAVKIILAAYKSQKIGMPVKFDEFREFRSLDMEDEEIKVR; encoded by the coding sequence ATGTTTAATTTTGTAATTATTGGTTGTGGAAGAATATCACATAAAATAGCAGAGGGAATAGCTTCAAATAAAGAAAAAGTTATTTTAGTTGGATTATGTGATGTAATAGAATCAAAAATGTCGGAAACAGAAAAAACCTATAGAGAAAAATCAGGATATTTAGGAGAAATAAAAAAGTATACTGATTATAAAGAGATGATAAAAAATGAAAAAATAGATGTCGCTATTATTTCTACAGAAAGTGGATATCATGAAGAAATAGGATTATATTGTCTTGAAAATGGTATTAATACTATAATCGAAAAACCATTAGCAATGTCAATAGAAGGAGCTCAAAAATTAGTAGATAAAGCTAAAGAAAAAGGATTAAAATTGGCAGCTAGTCATCAAAATAGATTTAATTATCCAGTACAATTATTAAAGAAAGCTATTGAAGAGAAAAAATTAGGAAGAATTTTTAATGGAGTAGCAAGAATTCTTTGGACTAGAGATGAAAATTATTATTTACAAGCCCCATGGAGAGGAACTTGGGAACTAGATGGTGGAACTTTAATGAATCAATGTATTCATAATATAGATTTATTAAATTGGATGATGGATTCAGAAATAGATACAGTTTATGCTCAAACAGCTAATTATATTAGAAATATAGAAGCAGAAGATTATGGAGTAATAATTATAAGATATAAAAATGGTTGTATAGGAACTATTGAGGGAAGTGCAGTAATTTATCCTAAAAATTTAGAAGAAACTTTAACTATAACTGGTGAAACAGGAACAGTTGTAATAGGTGGAATGGCTGTAAATAAAATTAATACTTGGAGAGTTAAAGGAGATAATGAAGAAGAATTTTTAGGAATTGATAGTGGAGATCCTAATTCTGTTTATGGTTATGGACATAGAGCATTATATAAAGATTTTATAGAAGCTTTAGAAGAAAATAGAGAACCATTAGTAAGTGGTATTCAAGGAATGAGTGCAGTAAAAATAATACTTGCAGCTTATAAGTCACAAAAAATAGGGATGCCAGTTAAATTTGATGAGTTTAGAGAATTTAGAAGTTTAGATATGGAAGATGAAGAGATAAAGGTAAGATAA